The Bradyrhizobium sp. WBAH42 genome includes a window with the following:
- a CDS encoding MFS transporter, translated as MSSADRPATRLATRLAFLVAGFGIACWAPLVPFAKARLAVDDGVLGLLLLSLGIGSVVAMLLTGVLSARYGSRPVIVAGGLGLTLVLPLLAIASSPLSLALALLAFGAALGSIDVAMNIHAVEVERAAGRPLMSGFHALFSIGGFAGSALMTALLSLQLGALACTLICSVLMLIAMLVTWPRLLRSVQVQEGPLFVLPHGSVLLLALLGAITFLVEGAMLDWGALLVISAGLVSEAQGGVGYIVFSIAMTIGRLGGDAVVARIGDRTTLLWGSLIAIAGFVVLLTAPVAAVAIGGFLLIGLGASNLVPVLFRRAAQQKVMPTGLAVAAITTAGYAGVLLGPAGVGFVAQLGGLPMAFWLLTALMGLVTLTAQIVTAEQRPTGF; from the coding sequence ATGTCTTCTGCCGATCGGCCGGCGACCCGTCTTGCCACTCGGCTTGCGTTCCTCGTCGCGGGCTTCGGCATCGCGTGCTGGGCACCGCTGGTGCCGTTCGCGAAGGCGCGGCTCGCCGTCGACGACGGGGTTCTCGGGCTGCTCCTGCTCAGCCTCGGCATCGGCTCGGTCGTCGCGATGCTGCTCACAGGCGTTCTCAGCGCGCGCTACGGCAGCAGGCCGGTCATCGTCGCGGGCGGGCTTGGTCTCACACTGGTGCTGCCGCTGCTGGCGATCGCAAGCTCGCCGCTGTCGCTGGCGCTGGCGCTCCTTGCGTTCGGCGCCGCGCTCGGTTCGATCGACGTCGCCATGAACATCCACGCCGTGGAGGTGGAGCGCGCCGCGGGACGCCCGCTGATGTCCGGGTTCCACGCCCTGTTCAGCATCGGCGGCTTCGCCGGATCCGCGCTGATGACGGCGCTGCTCTCGCTGCAGCTCGGGGCACTCGCCTGTACCCTGATCTGCTCCGTGCTGATGCTGATCGCGATGCTCGTAACCTGGCCGCGCCTGCTTCGCTCGGTGCAGGTGCAGGAAGGCCCATTGTTCGTGCTGCCGCACGGATCGGTGCTGCTGCTGGCGCTGCTCGGCGCCATCACCTTCCTGGTCGAAGGCGCGATGCTCGATTGGGGCGCGCTGCTCGTGATCAGCGCCGGGCTCGTCAGCGAGGCGCAAGGCGGCGTCGGCTACATCGTGTTCTCGATCGCGATGACGATCGGGCGGCTCGGCGGCGATGCGGTCGTTGCGCGCATCGGAGACCGCACGACATTGCTGTGGGGTAGCCTCATTGCGATCGCCGGCTTCGTGGTGCTGCTCACCGCCCCCGTGGCAGCGGTCGCCATCGGCGGATTCCTGCTGATCGGGCTCGGCGCCTCGAACCTCGTGCCTGTGCTGTTCCGCCGGGCGGCGCAGCAAAAGGTGATGCCCACGGGACTTGCGGTCGCGGCGATCACGACAGCAGGCTACGCAGGCGTCCTGCTCGGCCCTGCAGGCGTCGGCTTCGTCGCACAGCTCGGCGGACTGCCGATGGCATTTTGGCTGCTCACCGCCTTGATGGGTCTCGTCACGTTGACGGCTCAGATCGTCACCGCGGAGCAGCGCCCGACCGGGTTTTAG